The window CACTGGCCGTTGTATCGTGGCACTGGGTCGAAAAACCGGCCCTCCGGTGGAAGCCACGCATGCCCACTGTGTCCTAGCCCCTTCGCGGAACAGCTGCGAACCGAGACCCGTGATGCGGGCTTATTGCTTTGCGCAAACATATCCCCCTCTTATGGCCATCAAATCCACCATCTTCAAAGCGAACCTTCAGATCGCAGACATCGACCACGGCTACTACGCCGACCACTCCCTTACCCTGGCCCGTCACCCCAGCGAGACGGACGAGCGGATGATGGTGCGGCTGGCGGCGCTGGCCATTCAGGCGCACCAGCTCAACGACCTGTGCAATGGCGACGCCACGCTGGCGTTCGGCGCTGGCCTGTCTGACCCCGATGACCCGGACGCGTCGCTGACCGACTTCACCGGGCGCAAACGGGTGTGGATCGAAGTAGGACAGCCGGAAGATAAGCCGCTGACCAAGGCCTGCAGCAAGGCTGATTCGGTGATCGTGTACTGCTTCAACCACGCGGCCGAGATCTGGTGGAAGGGCATAGAAACCAAGCTCTCGCGGCTGGACAAGCTGCAGGTCTGGCGCATCCCGACAGAAGCCTCGCAGGCGCTGGCGCAACTGGCCGAGCGCAGCATGCAGCTACAGGCAACTGTGCAGGAAGGGGCCATCACCCTGAGCAGCACGCAGGGCAGCGTGCATGTGGAGCCTGTGCGCTGGAAGTGACGCATTTCTCGGCAAAATGCTTGGTAGCGCTAGTGCAATATGCCTCATTAGCTATTAAATAGATAGCAAACAATCGAGTCCCGTCAGTCGCGCGGCATGAGGGCTCCGCAGTGCCAGCACTGCTCGAAACCACCTTCCACCAATTCACCGCAGCGGCAGGCCCAGCGACGCTGGGGCAAGTCCTGCAACGCCTGCAGCAGGGTCTGCGCGCGCGTGGCATGTTCATCGTGGTCCAGCCAGATTTCAGGCAGGCACTGGTCGGGCGGCAAGTGCCCGGCGGCAGCGCCCAGGTACTGGCGCTGCACGGAAGCCGTCATGCCTGCCTCGCACAGGAGGTCCACCCATAGGGTGGCAATCGCGATGTTCGGGGCTTGGGTCAGGCGCAGCATGGCAGCACCATAGCGGTTTGCCGCGCCTGCGTACATCCCACCGCTGCTTAACCCAGCGTACCGTTGGCCACCCCCGGTATCGTCACACCTTCTGCCGCTCGCTCGGCGTACCGGTTGAAACGCCAGGCCGAATGCTCCAGCGTGATGCGGCGCCACACCATCCGCTTTTCTGCAGGGGTAAACGAAGGCCAGAACTGCACCTCATCGAACGTGCGACCACAGCCCTTGCACAGGTCGTCGCCCTGGCTGGTGGAGCAAATTGCGATGCAAGGGGTGTCGGGCGTCGTGTCGTACCAGGCCTGCCACGCGGCCATCGCGGCCGGGGTCAGGCTGCTATCGTCGATCTCGGTCGCACGCCCATAGACCATCAGCGCATAGACCTCACCCAGGGCCTGGACCTCGGGCGCGAGGCTTAGCCCATCGGGCGATGCGGGCGCACGGTGGCGCCAGTGGTTGATGGCGGCTTCGATGTCGGTAATGTGGATGGCAGCCATGAAAACGAGCGAGGGACGCGAAAGCGCGATGGCACTGGAAGGGGGCTGGATCATAGCGGCCCGCCGCGATGGATGCTGGCCGTGGTGTTATCCGATGCGCTCCCCAGGCTGAATCTCCTGCTCAGCGCACGCACTTTTGGATGTACGCAGTAACCACAACGCCCCGGCCCTTGCGCTGCCTCGCCAGGAATGTTCCAATCGCTGTCTCGAAGGGGAGTAGCTCCCGCCTTGCCAGCCGGCCCGCCATCGCTCGGGCTGGACCAGCGCAAGGCATCGGATTTGTCGTCAATACGAAGCCTTGCTTCCGGCAATCCGGGTTCACACACAAGCAGCCTGTGTGGAACTGAGCAAGACCTTTGATGGGCCCACCGTGGGCTGATCAAGGACATCCCTTCGCTTGTCATTCCTCCCCGCTCAGGGGCAAGCCTTCCTTGACCAGGTCACCGTGAGCCCCCTATCCCTGCGAGGGGCTCGGCGCTACAGTGGCGCCAGGATCCTCGTTTCGCCACTGACATTGAGGAATTTATGGACTTTCTGGCTTCGCCCGAATTCTGGCTCGCACTAGGCCAGATCATCATCATCGACATCTTGCTGGGTGGCGACAACGCGGTGGTCATTGCGCTGGCCTGCCGCAAACTGCCTCCGGCGCAGCGCACCAAAGGGATCATCTGGGGCACTGCAGGTGCCATCGTGCTGCGCGTGGTCCTGATCGCCTTTGCGATGACCTTGCTGGCGCTGCCTTTCCTCAAGTTCGTGGGCGCACTGCTGCTGGTATGGATCGGCGTGAAGCTGCTGGCACCCGATGAAGAGGGCCATGGCGACGTGCAAGGCAGTGACAAACTGCTGGCCGCCATCAAGACCATCATCGTGGCCGATCTGGTCATGAGCGTGGACAACGTGATCGCCATCGCAGGCGCTGCGCAAAACGCGGGCGACCACTCTTTCCTGCTGGTCGTGCTGGGCCTGCTGATTTCTATCCCGATCATCGTCTGGGGCAGTCAGCTGGTCATCAAGCTCATGGAACGCTTTCCCTTCATCATCACGCTCGGTGGCATGCTGCTGGGCTGGATCGCTGGCGGCATGCTGGTCACCGATCCCGCCCTGGCCAACCCGGACAAGTGGCAATGGATGCTCAAGATGCCCCTGGACGGCGCGAGTGGTGAGGTGACCGATGTGGTCAAGTACGGGGCCAGCGTGGCGGGCGCACTGCTCGTCCTGTTGGCAGGCAAAATCATTCTGGCCCGGCGTGCCAGTGCTGGCTCGGCACCGGCCGGACACTGACCGATTCACACGGATTGCATTGCATCTGAGGCAGCGCAGGGAGGCCATACCGCTCCCCTGTGGCGTGCCACACACCTGGAGGTGGGTATGGACAGAGTCATCGTGTATGTGGACGACGCGGCGTACGCGCAGCAGGTGTTGGAGCCCCTCTGCGGACGACCGGCCAGCGCAGACACCCATTGGGTACTGGTTGCCTGCGCGCCGCGCATGACGCACCGCGTCAGCAAGTGGGTGAGCCACAGCACACGCGAGAACTGGCGCACCAAGTGGGCGGACAAGCTGTTCGCCCAGATTGTGCCCACCTTGCATGCGCCCTCGGGCGCGGTGACCACCGTGATCGCGAAGGGTCCGTTGGCCGAGCTGACTGCGCAGATTCAGGCCGATGGGGGCGGCATGGTGGCCGCGCCCGTACTGGATGCCCGTCGGCCCAAGTCTGAGCCCGTGCAGCCTGCTGGCCGCGCCGACGGACGCTGGTCGTCGCTTTCGGGCACGCTGGGCAGCGTGCTCACCGGCTTTGGCGTGCTGTGGGTGCTTGCGCTCGAATGAGTGCAGGAGCGGCTTGGTCACGCTAGCCGCATTCACTGACCGCCCACCCGCGGGCCAGTGCTATTCTCCGGCCATGCGACTCCTTCTGAAATGGCTGCTCAGCGCTGCATCGCTGCTGTTCGTGGCTTATATCTACAGCGGTGTGGAGGTGAAGAGCTTCACCTCGGCGCTGATCGCGGCCTTCGTGATCGGCCTGTTCAATGTGGTGCTGCGGCCCGTGCTGGTCGTGCTCACCCTGCCCGTCACCATCGTCACGATGGGGCTGTTTCTCTTCGTCATCAACGCGCTCATGTTCTGGGCGGCGGCCAGCGTGCTGGACGGCTTCCATGTCGCAGGCTTCGGGGCCGCGCTGCTGGGCTCGCTGATCTACTCGGTACTGGGGCTCGTGATCGAATCAGCGCTCGGCGGCCTGTTCACGAAGAAGTGATTCCATCGCGCGCAGGCGCGTGTCGATGATCGACGCCTCAATGTGGTCCACCGTTGCTCCGCCGCGCCGGGCCATGTCCTGGCCCGCCTTGAACCGGTCCACGGCAGCAGCATAGTCATAACGTGCTGCATGCGCCTCCGCCTCCGCGCGGACTGCCCTTAAGGCCTGCCCCTGCGCCTGCCAGGTGGACGCCAGCAGTTGCCATACGGTGGCATCCTTGGGGTGGGTAGCCGCCCAGGCCTGCAATGCCTGCGTGGCCTCACCCGGCCGATTGGCTCGCAAAAGCGCCTGCGTGCGCAACACCAGTTCGGGCCGGCGAGTGCTGCTGTCATCCGCAACGGATGCCAAGGCCGTAGCAGCATCACCCGCCGACAGTTCAATCTCCGCCATCAACAAGCGCGCGAGCCGGTGGGCCGCAGGGTCTGGCCGCACCAG of the Acidovorax sp. 107 genome contains:
- a CDS encoding phage holin family protein codes for the protein MRLLLKWLLSAASLLFVAYIYSGVEVKSFTSALIAAFVIGLFNVVLRPVLVVLTLPVTIVTMGLFLFVINALMFWAAASVLDGFHVAGFGAALLGSLIYSVLGLVIESALGGLFTKK
- a CDS encoding YaeQ family protein, which produces MAIKSTIFKANLQIADIDHGYYADHSLTLARHPSETDERMMVRLAALAIQAHQLNDLCNGDATLAFGAGLSDPDDPDASLTDFTGRKRVWIEVGQPEDKPLTKACSKADSVIVYCFNHAAEIWWKGIETKLSRLDKLQVWRIPTEASQALAQLAERSMQLQATVQEGAITLSSTQGSVHVEPVRWK
- a CDS encoding TerC family protein, with amino-acid sequence MDFLASPEFWLALGQIIIIDILLGGDNAVVIALACRKLPPAQRTKGIIWGTAGAIVLRVVLIAFAMTLLALPFLKFVGALLLVWIGVKLLAPDEEGHGDVQGSDKLLAAIKTIIVADLVMSVDNVIAIAGAAQNAGDHSFLLVVLGLLISIPIIVWGSQLVIKLMERFPFIITLGGMLLGWIAGGMLVTDPALANPDKWQWMLKMPLDGASGEVTDVVKYGASVAGALLVLLAGKIILARRASAGSAPAGH
- a CDS encoding DUF3717 domain-containing protein, with translation MAAIHITDIEAAINHWRHRAPASPDGLSLAPEVQALGEVYALMVYGRATEIDDSSLTPAAMAAWQAWYDTTPDTPCIAICSTSQGDDLCKGCGRTFDEVQFWPSFTPAEKRMVWRRITLEHSAWRFNRYAERAAEGVTIPGVANGTLG